TACTATCCTGTCTTGTCTTTCCAGAAGGCGATGGATTGCATACTGAAAGTCATATAGGCCTTTTTGCCCAGACCATGGGCGAGGAATGTCTGCGAGAGCAGAAGTAGGACCTGTAGCCCATCCATGGTCGGTTGATCGACATCTACCATGCGTCGGGCCTGCAGGGCATAATCCAGGGCCATTCGCAGGGACTGTTCGGAGGGGTTCGGTGAGCTCGTATAACTGCAATGGTCAGTGCTGAACTAGATGAAAGAGAGGCAAGGAGGGGGGGGAACAAACCGCAAGGTAATGGCGTAGATGGCCATGGACAAAGCGACAGGCAATTGCCCCATCTGATGACTCTGCCGAGTCACCGACTCGTCCAGGATGAAGTAGGGCTTGCCATGGATGCGAGCAAAGTACGCATCCAACACGGAATCCGGCAGGGCAAAGTAATGCACGGGAGGCGACGGTTGCGACGGAAAGGAGAATGGCCGGGGAAAAGGTTCGGATGGGGGGACGCTGGTAGTGGATgtgctggaggtggatgggCGTGCGAGGGCATGCATTGAGGCGGACGGATCCGGAGGTTCCTTGTTCGGCTCGACGGGTGAGGTGGGCGACATGGGATTTTTATTCTCATCCTGCAGACGTTTCTCGAGACCGTCGACACGCTTGAGCAGGGCCTCGAGGACGTCTGTTTTGGGGCCGCGCTTCTTGGGGACGGCATCTAGGGCAGTTAGTTAGTAGGTCGGGTACATGACATGACAAGGaccggaggatgaggcgagATACCGTAGATGCATGGGCATTGAAAGACCTTGCAGGCTTCACAGCTCGGACGCATCCGATTGCATTTGATCTACAACTTAGAATGGACTTCGGTAAAcagagagaaagaaacaCTTACCTTTCGCTTTCGACATGATTTGCAGTTCATGGACTCGCGCGGTTCGGCAGTGACTCGGCGCGGAGTCAGCCGGTCAATACTGACGGCGGGGCGAGAAATAACCGACGACATGAGGTTTTGATAAATAGATGAATAGATTTACAGTAGAAATAGAAAAATTGGTCAAGACATTGGGAAGACTGAGacggcaaagaagaaggaggaaaaaaggAAGCGGAGGGAAGAgagtgaggaggaagggaaaggaagaggaaaggatgaggatcaggaagatgaagTCCAGAGCTTCAATTCAAAACTCAAGGCTGCGGCAGTCTAAAGCAAAAGCCAAAAGCcaaaaaaatgaaaaggaaAACCGGTATGAAGATCATAGACACGTCCACAGAGAGTTGACTAGTGAGTGGTagcagcgagaagaagaaatacgAAGCATGAGGAGAGAATGGCCAGAGAGTGGGGAAtctggagatgaagagacgGAGGATTGTCTAGTGTCGGACCACACTCGATTCCCGGTTAGAACTAACTCAATAGTTGACTAGAGTAGTTCAGCCTTTAGCCTGGCGACGAGACCAGACGAGATGAGATGGGGGAGGATAATTTATTCTGTGCCACCGGAGTGCGGGGGGTTGTACGGAtccagtcccagtcccagtcccagtcccagtcccagtcccagtcccagtgTCAGTGTCAGTGTCAGTGTCAGTGTCAGTGTCAGTCTCAGTCTCCAGGCGAGTCCAGAGTATCCATCTCCTCCGGACGTACAGCCAAAGAAGAGTCCGCAGAATCCGGGGAAGTCGATcatttcttcatctgctcttcAGTCTGGCCTCGCTTGCACAAAATAGATTAATCGCGCGCgctctccctccctcccactctctttctctcttaCGGACCGAACTGCCGTCCTGTGGCCCACTGGCCTTTTACTCCATTTGAGACGGACCTCCTAGACCTAGTCTTCTGCAGTGCGCAGGTGCAGGTCATCATCCCCTGACCCGATTCTTCAGCCCCTTGACTAGCATCCTcgctacggagtagataacCCTTGTCCATCATGTCCTAACAAGTTAACTCCCCGCATCCTGCACCAGGAGTCTTCTGGTCGGGTTTGGAGAAGCGTCTCCGATCGACCAGGTACCCTAACGAAACAGTCTTAGCTTTGATTCGGTCGAAGTACTCCCGGATCTCGGTATTCTGTTCTCCGTCCACTCCACGTGAATTACACTTAAATATTGCCCCCCAGTCAGGGTCAGGGTCGGGGCTAAGGAGGATGCACTCAGAAATACCGGCCACTCTCCGAATACCGGTTGTTACCGTACACATAACCGGGGTCCCCACATTTACTCCAGAGTCCAGCCAAGAAGTTCCAAGACAGTAAGTACTCTGTGGtatatctgtgactaaggctccccctcaccgctccgcgttgagggtgagccacagcgaaaccaccaaccacaccgaatccaccatttttcgatattttgactatttgaagctattccaaccacccaacatgcctaaatcttctaaaattaatgaatcttacctcctcAAGGCCTGCAAGGCCGCTCAGGCCtaaaaaaagccaaatatctccaagattgcgcgtgaatatggtgttccttatgcgaccctacgtgatcacatcaagaagcatgtacatcctcgactagccaacaaaccagttaatagagcccttaagggataccaggaggaggccttaatccagtggatagtctgtatgcgtgatcagaatatgccagtgacgcctaagctactagaagagtatgcaaatcaggcacttcgacgcgcaggggaatctaggcaggttagcaagatgtgggcatatCACTTTGAGAAAcaacttccagaacaccttaatctaggcccagcgaagcaaaagataaaggaatccAAGCGTATCCaagctgaggatgcaggtttactgacacattggtataatcagcttgcaggggtggttaaaaaggatacaccagcgcggttggtatacaactttaATGAATGcagcttccagcctggcgaaggcaaatctaggaaggtaatcagttcaaaaggttcaaaagtgcctgatcttgccgaatccgaaagaggagagaatattacagctattgaatgtgtagctgcagatggatggcagatggatccctggtttatctttaaaggtaagttcctaatgattcttcccttcctttaaatactaatctatgctcgcttcctaaaggcaacggaatcttcatggaatcttggtttaatgagagcgaggccttaccaccagatactacgatagcgacgtctcctaatggctggatatcagatgaactagccgttcaatggcttcaaagctttatcaatgcaacaaacgagcgtacaaagaagggggagaaacggatacttatatttgatggccatggctctcatctcactgtcgaattcttgcaactttgcgaagataatggcgttattccctttggattccttcctcatacgacacatctttgccagcctttggatggtaagccattcttaagctataagcaacactttcgtcgtatgaataatgagctatcttactgggctggtgagcctgtagggaagtcagaattcttacacatgattggaccagtacgagagaaggctttcaaccaaaggatcatccgtgaggccttcaaagatcgtggaatctggccagtcaatagtaagatagctgacgatcttgctatcttactatgggaaggaattccggatatctacgcgcctgatcttgataagatgactccctctacgccaccctctcagccgccatctcggccgccatcttcatctagtattgatatctcacctccgcggacgattcaggcccttaagaagaaccaggcaaagctatctaagcatgcagatctgcttacaccaaagctgcagcgaaatcttgaacggatatttgaacataaccgaatcgccgctgagcacctggctatagcaaatgaaactattggtcgaataagggccgcgcaggcccccctacggcgtcaatatactaagcggcaggttaagccgcttagccagtctggtatattgacattacgtgatgcaaatcgatcaattgcttcaaggaaggccaaagatgctgccgcgcaagagagacgtttacaaacgcaatgggagaaagtgcatggtaagcccccaccactagcatctacataagagaatatggtatcaaatggattagcaaaggcagtagatgagaatagtaattttttttatatagataacccctagtatggcatcaaaatcatgatttctatcgaaaaatggtggattcggtgtggttggtggtttcgctgtggctcaccctcaacgcggagcggtgagggggagccttagtcacagataaTGCACAGGTATGCGAATGTAAATAGATTTGTAGATTTCACTCCAAATGAATATAGAGGCAATGCATCTAATAAATTCTTCCCGAAGCCATGCGCACAAAATCAAACGGCACATTCTGTCCCACCAGCAGCCGCATCGTTTCCACCGTCGTCCATGCCGTCACCTCGTCGATCCCGTACGCCGTCCAGCCCGCATTCACCGCTACCCCAACCGGATCCCCCTTGCGCTCCCCCGAGCTCGCCGTCAGGTCCAGATACACTTTGCCCCGCGTCGACCGCGGGGATGTGCGCCCGTTGCTGCGGTAGTGTCGCAGCAGCGGCTGCACCAGGAGCGACTTCTCCGGCGGCAGCGCGGACACCATCACAAATGGCTGCTCGACCAGCTTGACCGACTGGATCGAGGTAAAGGGCTCCAGTCCCGCCGCCAGCGGTCCGGTCGCCCGGAATCCCACAGTGTAGATCGAGCCCACCCCGAGACTGCGCAGCGCATAGATCGCCGCCGATGCATCGCTTTCCGACCCTGCTAGGATGATCGCCGCCCGGCCTCGGTAGGCTGACGGCACGTAGTCGCGTGTGAGCGTCGCCCGAATTCCCTTCCACGTGGCGTTCTCCCCAATTAACGTTCTCGCCGTTGGTGGTCCGTGCGGTTGCGATTGCGATTGCGATTGTGATTGCGattgcgactgcgactgtGACTGCGACTGTGACTCCCCCACGACAATGGTATCCACCAACCCGATCGCCCGCGCGGCCTCGCTGACGGCGGGAATGTACGGCGTCGCGGCCGAGATGGGCGGGTTGACCGAGGCGCCGCCGAAGCTGGGCTGCATGATCACGCCTTCGATCGTGCCCTTGGGGCCGCGGTCGATGGACGTCAGCGTGTGCGGCAGGCTCAGCTCGTTAAAACACTTCTCCATGAACATGGACTGCGGCGTCGCCCGGAACGACCCGATCACGTAGAGATCGCGCTTCGGCAGGGCGCCCATGATGTGCATCGCCTCGTTGATCTCGGCCGCGGTCAGCTGCCCCGGGGCCGCAATCATCGGCAGCAGCGGGTGCGTGATGGGCGAGAAGACCGTGTTGAGCGCGCGCGACAGCTGACCCATCTGGCCCATGTTGACCGCCGACAGCAGCGGGGACGAGTCGCCCGCCCCGCGCGCCTTGACCGTCGACCGGAAGTACTCCAGCTCGTAGTTGGCCTCGATCGTGTGGACCATGGCGATCATCTTGACGATATCCGCGTACCGGGCGCTCTCCGCGAAGATGCGCGCCGCCTCGGGCGACGTCCACTTCCACGTGCCCGAGAAGTCATGGAACGCCGACATGATCACGCTGTGGCCCTTTTGCTCGGCCAGCCGCCGCCGGATCTCCTCGGGCAGCCACAGCTCCACGTCGATGTACTCGCACCCCCACTGGATCGCCCGCCGCAGGTACCGGTAGAACAGCATCGGATCGTCCATGGGGAACTTGCCGTTCTCCTTGGTGCAGCGCGTCGTGAAGATGATCGGCAGCTCCGTGTGCTGCCgcagcagcatcacctgCTGGCCCACGTACCGCAGGCTCGGCACGGGGCTGACGACCCCCTGCGGCGACGGCTCGACCAGCAGATCCACCCGGATCTCCACCGCATCCGACCCGACCGACAAGATGTCCAGGTTCGGCAGCGCCGCATGCACATCCGGGAACGTCGTCGAGATGAAGTTGGTGCGGGTCTTGGTCTTGAGATCCTCGTGCGGCCGCGTCTGGCCCAGGATCAACGACAGGAAGCGCGTCAGATCGCGCCGCAGAAACGGGCTGTGCGAGTACAGAAACTCGTAGTCGCAGCGATCGGTGAGCGCCTCGTCCGGCGACGAGCCGTCGTCCACACAGTGCGTGTTGATCACGATCAAAGTCGACGGGTCGCACTCGTCGAGACTGCGCGCCAGCTCGGCGGCCAGAATCCCCACCACCACGGCATTACTGCCCGTCACCAGGGTGGACAGCGACGTTTCCGTGGTCCATGGTTTGCCCAGAACCTCGGCGACCAAGTGCACAATGGAGTCCTGGCCGGACCTGTAAACTACCACCACCGTCCTCGGAGGATCCGCGGGGACCGACGGGGGAGCGGCGGCAACGGCTGAATTGGCCGAGACAGCCGTCGCCAGTGGGGGATGAGCACCATTCGCTGGCGACGGAGCGCTGGCGCTGTTGTTGGTCACAGAAGGAGCGGTATCAGCAAGAATGGTCATCGCCATGGGCTGATGAATGGCTGTCTGCATCATCTCATTGCATGGGCAGATAGACTGCTCAGTTCATAGTTGGCCCAAGTTCCAATGGATAAACGACAGCAGTGGAGTCTCAGACAGAACGATAAGATGGTATCATTCATGAGAATAAAATCAAATCAAACCAATGGGTGAACCAACAGACCGACACTCAACTGGGATGCTGTTCTGTTCTGCTGGCAATGGCACTCTGGGGGTAAACCCGCACAAGAGGGAGTTTAGCCTTTAATTGCTCGTTAGTCCCTGTTCGATGGAGGGAGGTAGGCAGGGTAGGTTATTACTCGGCAAAAAGAGGGCGAACGGGTATCAAATATATCAAAAAATCGAGCGAGATAAAAGGAGAAATGATAGAGGGACGGAACAGTTCAAAAATCGAAGGGAGAATAACCAGGTCCTGCAGGGTATCATCCACCAGGGCCAGGCAGCTGGAAACCGACCGGCAACGCCGTAGTTCTATGGTTGTGTTGTATCGGACTGACTGTAAGAATGACTACCCCTGATAGAAGAAAGCAAGCAACAAGGAGCAGGCAAGATcctgagcaagaagacgagTTAGCGACTCAAACCCCGACTAGCCATCAGAGAGTAACATTCTCAAATGGgtcttgatcttcttctccttcttctcttgttctctcgtcgttgtcgtcgtcgtctggTCGATGATCCCATGGACGGCAAATGCAACAATGCGTCTTCCTCTCTCCGGCTGAATTTCCCCGGGTTTCCGCCTCCGCTGCCGGACCCTATTTCTCCGCCAATAGAATCCTTTCTTACGGGGTACGCTAGAACCGTATCAGCAGTATCTCATTTGGTATCCCAGCGTTCTCAGAACCTGGAACAaggtgatgaggatgatagAAGATATAAAGGAGTAATGGGGAAGATAGGATATTTGGCTAAATACTCATGATCCCCCTGGTCAGATACCCTCAACACCATAACCCTAATGATCAGAATATCATTACAAGGTAGCAAGACCAGGCACCTGGAACTATCCATATTATGTTACCCTAAAGACCAGGTATACTCGATGGGAGTATTCCGTAATAGACGATCTACCGTAGGGAGTAGGGTTAAAATCTCCGATGATACGAGGGAAAAGAATGCTCATGCCGTTACGGAGCAC
The Aspergillus fumigatus Af293 chromosome 4, whole genome shotgun sequence DNA segment above includes these coding regions:
- a CDS encoding transposase — protein: MNLTSSRPARPLRPKKSQISPRLRVNMVFLMRPYVITSRSIALKGYQEEALIQWIVCMRDQNMPVTPKLLEEYANQALRRAGESRQVSKMWAYHFEKQLPEHLNLGPAKQKIKESKRIQAEDAGLLTHWYNQLAGVVKKDTPARLVYNFNECSFQPGEGKSRKVISSKGSKVPDLAESERGENITAIECVAADGWQMDPWFIFKGNGIFMESWFNESEALPPDTTIATSPNGWISDELAVQWLQSFINATNERTKKGEKRILIFDGHGSHLTVEFLQLCEDNGVIPFGFLPHTTHLCQPLDGKPFLSYKQHFRRMNNELSYWAGEPVGKSEFLHMIGPVREKAFNQRIIREAFKDRGIWPVNRIPDIYAPDLDKMTPSTPPSQPPSRPPSSSSIDISPPRTIQALKKNQAKLSKHADLLTPKLQRNLERIFEHNRIAAEHLAIANETIGRIRAAQAPLRRQYTKRQVKPLSQSGILTLRDANRSIASRKAKDAAAQERRLQTQWEKVHGKPPPLAST
- a CDS encoding type I 3-dehydroquinate dehydratase; translated protein: MMQTAIHQPMAMTILADTAPSVTNNSASAPSPANGAHPPLATAVSANSAVAAAPPSVPADPPRTVVVVYRSGQDSIVHLVAEVLGKPWTTETSLSTLVTGSNAVVVGILAAELARSLDECDPSTLIVINTHCVDDGSSPDEALTDRCDYEFLYSHSPFLRRDLTRFLSLILGQTRPHEDLKTKTRTNFISTTFPDVHAALPNLDILSVGSDAVEIRVDLLVEPSPQGVVSPVPSLRYVGQQVMLLRQHTELPIIFTTRCTKENGKFPMDDPMLFYRYLRRAIQWGCEYIDVELWLPEEIRRRLAEQKGHSVIMSAFHDFSGTWKWTSPEAARIFAESARYADIVKMIAMVHTIEANYELEYFRSTVKARGAGDSSPLLSAVNMGQMGQLSRALNTVFSPITHPLLPMIAAPGQLTAAEINEAMHIMGALPKRDLYVIGSFRATPQSMFMEKCFNELSLPHTLTSIDRGPKGTIEGVIMQPSFGGASVNPPISAATPYIPAVSEAARAIGLVDTIVVGESQSQSQSQSQSQSQSQSQSQPHGPPTARTLIGENATWKGIRATLTRDYVPSAYRGRAAIILAGSESDASAAIYALRSLGVGSIYTVGFRATGPLAAGLEPFTSIQSVKLVEQPFVMVSALPPEKSLLVQPLLRHYRSNGRTSPRSTRGKVYLDLTASSGERKGDPVGVAVNAGWTAYGIDEVTAWTTVETMRLLVGQNVPFDFVRMASGRIY